In Candidatus Polarisedimenticolia bacterium, a genomic segment contains:
- a CDS encoding serine/threonine-protein kinase, which translates to MKLGRFEVLREIGKGAMGVVYLAHDPRIDRKIAIKMIQIPPGVSEEEAREARHRFVREAQAAGKLAHPNIITIYDVVEDPQRTYIAMEYIDGVTLETFTKPGSLLPLATVLSVITQACSALDYAHKSQVIHRDIKPANLMLMKGDLLKVTDFGLAKKPDANLTQAGVLIGTPNYMSPEQISGKPMDGRSDFFSLGVVLYELLTGERPFGGDTISTIIYRILYDEPRPPRIVNEKLPPAFDQILKRALAKEPADRFQSGAEFAEALSNYSTYHFKRPVSTAAPTLRVGREESGPTVLRPRDRSRAYPRSVPAPSFPLFAGQPLKIAACVLLAMVGLVLFPRRVHEIDQSELRAARSPEARVEAAQAGFSTPFGAPAVPQAKLPSSGREARIQVAEGTELFLDGELLSKPLLRLSESDEKEHQLLAVQGCRQRSTLVTLRDFKDDYDLRSLEPAQGTVNIATDPPNATVILDGKPAGKTPTAVPIETCEKHSLRLVLKDYREKRFEFAEDAPLSKISADLGFDHKKNKQLSIALEKIPMGVARLEPPPPFPMEATFVSAEGKSMSPDIKNGELSLPEGKLQLQLVNEKVRFKRSIEVEIVGGETRSVRVEWPSLGKLSVQAEPSNCKVYVDGIFLDNPPVFEHPLVAGEHEILVVPETDHDQKQARKITIESGLTRLEKFTF; encoded by the coding sequence ATGAAGCTCGGTCGATTCGAGGTTCTGCGCGAAATCGGAAAGGGGGCCATGGGTGTTGTTTACCTGGCCCACGACCCGCGAATCGACCGAAAAATCGCCATCAAGATGATCCAGATTCCTCCCGGTGTCTCCGAGGAGGAAGCGCGCGAAGCGCGCCACCGCTTCGTCCGCGAGGCCCAGGCTGCCGGCAAGCTGGCCCATCCCAACATCATCACCATCTACGACGTCGTGGAAGATCCGCAGCGGACATATATCGCCATGGAGTATATCGATGGCGTCACGCTGGAGACTTTCACGAAGCCCGGCTCCCTCCTGCCGCTCGCCACGGTGCTGTCCGTCATCACGCAAGCCTGCTCGGCTCTCGACTATGCCCACAAGAGCCAAGTCATCCACCGGGACATCAAGCCGGCGAACCTCATGCTCATGAAGGGTGACCTGCTCAAGGTCACCGATTTCGGACTCGCCAAGAAGCCCGACGCCAACCTGACCCAGGCGGGGGTGCTCATCGGCACGCCGAATTACATGTCTCCGGAGCAGATCTCCGGCAAGCCGATGGACGGGCGCAGCGATTTCTTCTCCCTCGGTGTGGTCCTCTACGAGCTGCTCACGGGCGAGCGCCCCTTCGGCGGGGACACCATCTCGACGATCATCTACCGGATTCTCTACGACGAGCCGCGGCCTCCCCGTATCGTCAACGAGAAGCTGCCTCCCGCGTTCGATCAGATTCTCAAGCGGGCCCTCGCCAAGGAGCCCGCCGATCGCTTCCAGAGCGGGGCCGAGTTCGCCGAGGCCTTGAGCAACTATTCCACCTACCACTTCAAGCGTCCCGTCAGCACGGCGGCCCCCACACTGAGGGTCGGCCGCGAGGAGTCGGGGCCCACGGTGCTTCGCCCGCGCGACCGGTCCCGCGCCTATCCGCGCAGCGTGCCGGCGCCTTCCTTCCCGCTTTTCGCCGGCCAGCCGCTCAAGATCGCGGCCTGCGTGCTGCTGGCGATGGTGGGGCTGGTGCTGTTCCCGCGCCGGGTGCACGAGATCGACCAATCGGAGCTCCGTGCGGCGCGCTCGCCGGAGGCCCGCGTCGAAGCGGCGCAGGCGGGTTTCTCGACGCCATTCGGCGCGCCGGCGGTTCCGCAGGCGAAGCTTCCCAGCTCCGGCCGCGAGGCCAGGATCCAGGTCGCCGAGGGAACGGAGCTCTTCCTGGACGGAGAGCTTCTCTCCAAGCCGCTCCTGCGGCTCTCTGAATCGGACGAGAAGGAGCACCAGCTCCTGGCGGTGCAGGGATGCCGCCAGCGCTCCACTCTGGTGACGCTGCGCGATTTCAAGGACGACTACGATCTGCGTTCGCTGGAGCCGGCACAGGGCACGGTGAACATCGCCACCGACCCTCCCAACGCGACGGTGATCCTGGACGGCAAGCCGGCCGGCAAGACTCCCACGGCGGTCCCGATCGAGACGTGCGAGAAGCACTCGTTGCGCCTCGTCCTGAAGGATTACCGCGAGAAGCGCTTCGAATTCGCCGAAGACGCGCCGCTGAGCAAGATTTCCGCAGACCTCGGCTTCGATCACAAGAAGAACAAGCAGCTTTCGATCGCCTTGGAAAAGATTCCGATGGGGGTCGCGCGGCTGGAGCCGCCGCCGCCCTTTCCGATGGAGGCCACCTTCGTCTCCGCGGAGGGGAAGTCCATGAGCCCCGACATCAAGAATGGAGAGCTCAGCCTCCCGGAAGGGAAGCTCCAGCTCCAGCTGGTGAACGAGAAAGTCCGCTTTAAACGGTCGATTGAAGTGGAAATCGTGGGTGGCGAAACGCGCTCGGTCCGGGTCGAATGGCCCTCGCTCGGGAAGCTCTCGGTTCAGGCCGAGCCTTCGAACTGCAAGGTCTACGTGGACGGGATATTCCTGGATAATCCTCCGGTTTTCGAACATCCCCTGGTCGCCGGCGAGCACGAGATCCTGGTCGTGCCCGAAACGGATCATGACCAGAAGCAGGCCCGCAAGATCACCATCGAAAGCGGCCTGACCCGGCTGGAAAAATTCACCTTTTGA
- a CDS encoding aconitate hydratase produces MHVIDSTPEFVTGVYSRMEQRLATIRGRVGRPISLAEKILLGHAEDPVRQEIRPGKSYLLLRPDRVAMQDATAQMALLQFMLAGRKSVAVPTTVHCDHLIRARDGARGDLEVASRENREVFDFLRSASRKYGIGFWRPGAGIIHQVILENYAFPGGLLIGTDSHTPNAGGLGMLSCGVGGADAMDVMAGFPWEVLYPETIGIRLTGRLSGWTAPKDVILYLCGLLTTEGGTNRVLEYFGPGTRAISCTGKATITNMGAELGATGSVFPFDERMDAYLRGTGRAGLADLAQRHVALLQADAEVEEHPERFFSRIVEIDLSTLEPHLVGPHRPDLARPLSQVKEAVRREGYPEALSVALIGSCTNSSYEDIGRAADVATQAITHGRKVAIPLLVTPGSEQIRATIERDGQMAVLQNLGGKVLANACGPCIGQWQRDDLASKPPGEARKNAIITSFNRNFPRRNDGMAETLAFMGSPEVVIAYSIAGRLDFNPLTDTLPAGDGKPWKLQPPEPAPDLPSKGFVKPSEGYEAPAESDESVDVTIAGDSDRLQRLDPFPAWDGNDFLNLPVLLKAKGPCTTDHISPAGPWLRYRGHLDRISDNLFLGAVNAFTKEPGTGLSPLTGAKEPLAAIARALKAQGIRWVAVGDANYGEGSSREHAAMSPRHLGAAAIVARSFARIHESNLKKQGLLPLTFNNLLDYDRIQEGDRLSLLHLPALAPGSKVLGRITHRDGSEEEFELRHTLNAEQVEWFKAGSALNLLRARERA; encoded by the coding sequence ATGCACGTCATCGACTCAACGCCCGAGTTCGTCACCGGCGTCTATTCCCGGATGGAACAGCGTCTCGCCACGATTCGCGGCCGGGTTGGCCGACCCATTAGCCTGGCGGAAAAAATTCTCCTTGGGCATGCTGAAGATCCGGTGCGGCAGGAGATTCGGCCAGGAAAAAGCTATCTCCTGCTGCGCCCGGACCGGGTGGCGATGCAGGATGCCACCGCGCAGATGGCGCTGCTGCAGTTCATGCTCGCCGGACGGAAGAGCGTCGCGGTACCTACGACCGTCCACTGCGATCATCTGATTCGCGCACGCGACGGGGCCCGCGGCGATTTGGAGGTCGCCTCTCGCGAGAATCGCGAGGTCTTCGATTTCCTGCGCAGCGCCTCGCGCAAGTACGGCATCGGATTCTGGAGGCCGGGCGCCGGGATCATCCATCAGGTGATTCTGGAGAACTACGCGTTTCCCGGGGGCCTGCTGATCGGAACCGATTCCCACACCCCCAACGCCGGAGGGCTGGGGATGCTCTCCTGCGGCGTGGGGGGCGCCGACGCGATGGACGTGATGGCGGGCTTCCCCTGGGAGGTCCTCTATCCCGAGACGATCGGGATCCGGCTGACCGGCAGGCTGTCGGGCTGGACCGCCCCGAAGGACGTCATCCTCTACCTGTGCGGACTTCTCACCACGGAAGGAGGCACGAACCGCGTGCTGGAGTATTTCGGCCCGGGGACGCGCGCCATCAGCTGCACCGGCAAGGCCACGATCACCAACATGGGGGCGGAGCTGGGCGCCACCGGCTCGGTGTTTCCGTTCGATGAGCGCATGGACGCCTACCTGCGGGGAACAGGACGCGCCGGATTGGCCGACCTGGCGCAGCGCCACGTGGCCCTGCTGCAAGCCGACGCCGAGGTGGAGGAGCACCCCGAGCGCTTCTTCTCGCGCATCGTGGAGATCGATCTCTCCACCCTGGAGCCTCACCTGGTGGGGCCGCACCGGCCCGATCTCGCGAGACCTTTGTCGCAGGTCAAGGAGGCGGTGCGGCGGGAAGGATATCCCGAAGCGCTGTCGGTGGCTCTCATCGGCAGCTGCACCAACTCTTCGTACGAGGACATCGGCCGCGCCGCCGACGTGGCCACGCAGGCAATCACTCACGGCCGGAAGGTGGCGATTCCCCTCCTGGTCACGCCGGGATCGGAACAGATCCGCGCCACCATCGAGCGCGACGGGCAGATGGCGGTCCTGCAGAACCTCGGCGGCAAGGTGCTGGCGAATGCCTGCGGCCCGTGCATCGGCCAGTGGCAGCGCGACGACCTCGCGAGCAAGCCGCCCGGAGAGGCGCGCAAGAACGCCATCATCACCTCTTTCAACCGTAACTTCCCTCGCCGTAACGACGGCATGGCGGAGACGCTCGCTTTCATGGGAAGCCCCGAGGTGGTCATCGCCTACTCGATCGCGGGGCGGCTCGATTTCAATCCGCTCACCGACACGCTGCCGGCGGGCGACGGCAAGCCGTGGAAGCTGCAGCCCCCCGAGCCGGCGCCCGATCTTCCTTCGAAAGGGTTCGTGAAGCCCTCGGAAGGATACGAGGCTCCTGCCGAGTCGGATGAATCGGTCGACGTCACGATTGCCGGGGACAGCGATCGCCTGCAGCGCCTCGACCCCTTCCCTGCCTGGGACGGCAACGATTTCCTGAATCTGCCGGTCCTGCTCAAGGCAAAGGGTCCCTGCACGACCGATCACATATCCCCGGCGGGACCGTGGCTGCGCTACCGGGGGCACCTCGATCGGATCAGCGACAACCTCTTCCTGGGCGCGGTCAATGCCTTCACCAAGGAGCCGGGCACCGGCTTGAGCCCTCTCACCGGGGCCAAGGAGCCGCTGGCGGCGATCGCCCGGGCGCTGAAGGCCCAGGGAATCCGCTGGGTGGCGGTAGGAGACGCCAACTATGGCGAGGGAAGCAGCCGCGAGCACGCCGCGATGTCGCCGCGCCATCTCGGGGCCGCTGCCATCGTGGCCCGCTCGTTCGCGCGCATCCACGAATCGAATCTCAAGAAGCAGGGGCTCCTGCCCCTGACCTTCAACAACCTGCTCGACTACGACAGGATCCAGGAAGGAGACCGCCTGAGCCTGCTCCATCTCCCCGCGCTGGCCCCCGGAAGCAAGGTGCTGGGGCGCATCACCCACCGGGATGGCTCCGAGGAGGAGTTCGAGCTGCGGCACACGCTGAATGCCGAGCAGGTCGAATGGTTCAAGGCAGGCTCGGCCCTCAATCTGCTGCGGGCCCGCGAGCGAGCGTGA